In one window of Desulfonatronum thioautotrophicum DNA:
- a CDS encoding DUF1156 domain-containing protein: MSKRLIEHWLPIAALGEESIRERRSMTALPPTYYLHVWWARRPLVASRAAILASLLPADADQDKFLHALGIHGDPVAAKARIAKANRDGERLGADAYGYSRAFTYSMSRNERDWLRYESSRIGLADPTTLDPTAGGGSIPFESVRLGLSTLANDINPVASLIEKATVEWPLANGPKILQELERIGERFTSEVRSRLSWAFPPEIDDDHRPDGYLWSRTITCPYCDGLIPLSPNWRLAPDGTGVRLDP, translated from the coding sequence ATGTCCAAACGCCTCATTGAACATTGGCTGCCCATAGCCGCTCTTGGAGAGGAAAGTATCCGTGAGCGGCGCTCCATGACCGCCCTGCCGCCCACGTACTACCTCCACGTCTGGTGGGCCAGACGCCCCCTGGTGGCCTCCCGCGCCGCGATCCTGGCCTCCCTGCTCCCGGCGGATGCGGATCAGGACAAGTTCCTGCATGCCTTGGGGATTCATGGGGACCCGGTTGCGGCGAAGGCGCGGATTGCCAAGGCCAACCGGGATGGGGAGCGGCTTGGGGCGGATGCCTATGGGTATTCACGGGCATTCACCTACAGCATGAGTCGAAATGAGCGGGATTGGCTGCGTTATGAGTCCTCCCGCATTGGTCTAGCTGATCCGACAACTCTCGACCCAACAGCGGGCGGCGGAAGCATCCCTTTCGAGTCCGTGCGCCTCGGGTTGAGTACCTTGGCCAATGACATCAACCCCGTTGCGTCGCTGATTGAAAAGGCTACAGTGGAATGGCCGTTGGCTAATGGCCCGAAAATTCTGCAAGAACTGGAACGCATCGGTGAGCGTTTCACCTCCGAGGTCCGGAGCAGACTGTCATGGGCCTTTCCTCCCGAAATTGACGACGACCACCGCCCTGACGGCTATCTCTGGTCTCGCACCATCACCTGCCCTTACTGTGACGGCCTGATCCCCTTGTCTCCCAACTGGCGGCTGGCCCCGGACGGTACGGGAGTCCGCCTTGATCCGTAA
- a CDS encoding type II toxin-antitoxin system HicA family toxin → MTRRFPIDAPIRKVVAALELLGFHIVREGNHIAMVRENLDGTRTPLTMPNHARLKGSTLRTILTQAGIPRDRFLDAFRDV, encoded by the coding sequence TTGACACGCAGGTTTCCCATTGACGCGCCGATCAGAAAGGTCGTCGCAGCATTGGAGTTGCTTGGGTTTCATATTGTACGTGAGGGGAACCATATTGCCATGGTGCGGGAAAATTTGGACGGTACGCGTACACCGCTGACCATGCCCAACCATGCCCGGCTTAAGGGGTCAACCCTTCGCACCATTCTTACCCAAGCGGGCATTCCACGAGATCGGTTCCTGGATGCATTCAGGGATGTATGA
- a CDS encoding type II toxin-antitoxin system HicB family antitoxin, whose amino-acid sequence MTQYKVIVEKHADGYVAYPLGLKGVVVAQGDTYEDVLSDVKSAITFHIETFGPEAFDTDMPALEAFVAEAGVAV is encoded by the coding sequence ATGACTCAATACAAGGTGATCGTTGAAAAACATGCAGACGGCTATGTGGCCTACCCTCTCGGGTTGAAAGGCGTGGTGGTTGCACAGGGGGACACATACGAGGATGTGTTGTCCGACGTGAAATCAGCCATCACATTTCATATCGAGACATTTGGCCCAGAGGCATTTGATACCGATATGCCGGCTCTGGAAGCCTTTGTCGCCGAAGCCGGAGTCGCGGTTTGA